A region of the Gadus morhua chromosome 1, gadMor3.0, whole genome shotgun sequence genome:
CTGGAGCCCAAACCCTCTCGTCCTGAGCCTGGGTGGTACCACCGGCAGAGGCTGTTCATCTGGGCACCCATGAGGATGTGGGGGATTTCCTTAAAATGCCCAAAATGTTCCGGGAAAATGAACAGCTCCGGCATATACAGAAAGGTCAGGGAGGTGATCGATGTGGATAGCCGCTATTACCTAGTGGGAGGGGACTATCCACGTTGCAGCAAGTGTTTGAACCCTTCCCTCTTAGTCTGCCCATGGAGCCAGGATATTCTGTCCCAGTTGGATGTGGCACACAGGAGCCTGTTCCCCGCTGTCCTCACCACCCAGCTGGCTCTTGACAGGAAAGCAGTGACTTTCCTCAAGCCAAGGACCAGTGGAAACAGTTCCTCCTACGTCCAGTCTGCGATGGAAGAAGCGCACAGTGAGGAGTGGGCACGGCAGACCATCCGCTACCTCTCGGACTGTGAGCGGCACAAGAAGATGGCTACCTTCATCCCCTCTGCAGCTGTCTATCTTCCTCCACCAACCTTCAGGCCCCTTCCACTTGCTCAATGGTTTGAGACGGTCCACTCCAACGACATTCTCAGCCATCTGGATGAGATGAAGGGAGTGATCACTTCAACCTATGGTAGAATTCTGAAAATGGATTCAACAAAGAAGGTTAGCTTAAAaactatataaaatataacatgtataattacaaaacaggaaattggaaggaagaaggaaaagaaggaaaCTTCttagtgcttgtgtttgttttacagatCACCAAGAAGCTGGCTGGCGGGATCGGGGACAGTGCGGCATGGATGTCCAATATCGGAAACGAGTTAGGCCAGGTCCTGAACTCTGTTCTGACGTCGGGTGAAGGTGCAGGGTTGGAAGAGTTGTGCCAAGGCGTCGTCACTCGGTACAAGAATGCAGGCCAAGCTGAACCTGAGGCCATCTATGTCGACCGAGACTGCTGCAGCCAGTCAGGTGGGtgaaaatcacacacactcacacacacaaacgcaattgGGAATTTGCTTAATCATGGTGTAACCACACACAGGGTTAGGTTGGTCTATGTAATTATGCTGTTTTTTACAGGCGTGTCTTCAGTGGCTAAGCTGTTTCACCCATGGCAAACTACAGTGCGCTTGGACAGCTTCCACTTCATGAGGCGCTTTAACTGCGGCCTCACAACAGAACACCACCCTCTGTATGGTATTTTCTGTGCCAAGCTTTCCTCCTGCATTTTTGCATGGGACCAGGAGGACGTGCAACGCCTGAAGGAGGCCAAGAGAGAAGAGTGGAGGAGCAGCCACAGCGGGCATACTCCCACTGAGGAGCAGCTCATGGCCACCATCAGTCCAGGCGAACTGAAGAGGCACTGCAGGAGGAGGACCCGTGGAGTGGAGGAGACGCGGGGCATGATCTCAGGGCTGCTGGAATCAGTGTGGGAGCTGACGGACACCACAGGGCTGCGTCTGGTGAGCCATGACAGCATGCGCCATGTCTGGGAAGTGCAGCAGAAGCACCTGGAGTGCCTCCAAGACCCTGCAGGTGTGGCACTGTACACGAAGGTGGGGACACTCCAGAAGGGCGGCAAAGAGCTGGACGTCCTAAGGTGTGGTAGGGGGTCCTCCTCCCTGGAGAGTTTTCACAAACACCAGTGCGCTTTTATTCCAggtacatttctttttttaatgttcttttCTGTTAGGACAGAGAATGTGTTGTAATTattcaaaataacaaaatgacCACTGTTGGGTATTCATGTGTATTCACTTTACAATAATGGTTGACTAAACATAGTATTTATTGTTCCTTAGGCTGGCGGTGCAATGCTgttcacacacagatgtacatgcTGGAGGGAGTATCGAGGTGGAACATGGGCCGGGCCAAGGAGGCAGTAGATGTGGAGGGGGCCTCAACCCTCAGAAGCTTTGATGTCCGCTTGATGTCCCACCTCAGCAACTTAAGCCAGCGCGTTCTTGGTTCCACTCTGGTGCCAGAGTTCACTCCACCCGGGAAACCTACTAGTAAGAGAGATCTCAGAGCAACACTGATTGACCAGAGTAttacatcccctcctcctctttttcttaGGCACCCCCCCTATTCAGAGGACATGCATTTCTGTTGCGCGAAGATTGTGCTATTCATGTAAGagatggatgtgtgtatgtatgtcctTTCTTCATCTTTGTGTTTTTACTGGTTACAGGCGAGCGCATAGCAGTGGAGTATTTATTGGCCCAGACCAACAGAGGTGACCTGCTGGCTCCAAATCAGGTCCCTGAGGTCCCCTCGCAGGTacttgaggaggaggatgagccgGATGACACCATCAGCATGACTGACATTCTGTGCCAGTCAGCTGCGATAGGGGCTGGTGATCCTCCAGGTGCTGTGGTGGGTGACGCTGAACCCGGACCCCTCGTCACACAGGTCAATAACACTTTCTATAACACCTtactcaaaaacacaaaatttGACCGAAGTAAATGTGGTTACAGGTCTTCAAAATCCCCTTGCAGGTGCAGGTGcttgaggcggaggaggaggcagatgaCACCATCAGCATGACTGATCACACAGGTGATCCTCCAGGTGCTGTGGAGGATGACGATGAACCCGGACCCCTCGTCACAGAGGTCAATAACACTTTCTGTAACGCCTTACtcaaaaacacaatatttaaCTGACGTAAATGTGGTTACATTTTAATAAGATAAATGAATGTAAAATCAGCATTGCTCACATATTAGAAACAAGAGTGTACATTTATTTGCttggtttttctttttctcacttATCAATTTTCAGACCAGCCAATGTGACTCAAGGGGCGTTGTGGGATGGGATGCGGTTGCTAACCTGGCAGGCTACCTAGTTGGCTTGAATCGCACCATCACTGCCTTGTCaatgaaggaggaagaggacataGTCCAGCTATATACAGCTCTCCATGACATGGACAAGAAGCATTCAAGGTACAAAATAGTAATTATTTTGTACACCAGAATTAAACATACATTCCATGGAATGAATGAAGAATATGGATGTCTCTTTCACCGTTTAGCTACACCCAGAAGGCTAGGAAAAAAGGACAGGCATCAGGAGAACCATGGAGAGCACCGAGGAGGCCGAGTGGCTCTGCTCCGGGACAGCAGGCGGCAGAGAGGTGCTTGACCACAATTTGCTATCATTTTGGTTCAATACAAATCATTGATTAAGAGACAGCACATGTCACTGTGAAAAGTATTTATTAagtgttaacttaataaataaagttaaataCTTTATTGCAATCCCTATTGACATTGTTACTTGGTTGTTCACGACTTTACATCCTTGTTCACAGTCCAGATCATATCATACTTCTTTCCCACAGACTATACATGACTCACGGCCAAGCAGCCCAGGATCCCGAACACCACAGggtcagtgagtgtgtctgcctcAGACTGGCCAAGGAGTTCGAGCAGTCCCGCAACAGGCCGAAGGACACGAGGGGGAAAACCCTGCCCATCCCTCAGTCAATTGTGAGCGTCTACAGCCACATTAgacagctgctggaggacagcaGGGTTATCGTGGTCCAGACGGCGCTGGCTCTGGTGCCGGTGAACAACACCACGGTCTCTGCATGGTATGTGTTGTTTCATTTACCTTCCCCATACAGCCAAGACAGTATGTAAATATTTAACCTCAAGAAAAACCTTCACCTGCATGCTTGTTAGAAAACATGTAATACACAGTATGTAATAACCTTTGGGAGGGAGGATAGGCTTACAcatataaaataatgaatgtttgTCTTGTAGGCTGCTTAGGAGGGACAAGAGGAAGGACAGGAACATGCTGCTGCAGGGCAATGTTCTCCCTCAACAGCTATACCTGGCCAAGGAGCCTCTCCCTTCATCAAACACTCTCCCGGCTGCCCCTGTGCAACATGCACATGAGATGACATTTGACGAGCCCGAAAACCGTGAGGGGGAAGCTTTCCCCCGCCAGCGCACTCTAACGGCAAACAAGTCTAATGTCATCtctccgccacctccacctcctcagttCCATCCACAATTTGGGCCAGCTCCTCCTTTTTCATATGCTCCCCCATTTCCCCACTTTCCATTTCCCCATGCTCCACCTTATCCGTATGCTCCCCCCTATCCGCACATTCCATTCACCCATGCCCCTCCTATGCCGCATGCTCCCCCATTTCCATCTGCACATGATCCTCCTTTACCTCAGGCTCCTCCATGTCAAGCTCCTCCAGAGTGCCTTCCAGGTGCCCAGCCAAGGCAACGTACCTGGAGGCTGAACAAAGCTGCCCATGAGGATGAGGATCTAATGGCAAGGGGGGAACCGCCACGGAAGAGGCTGACGAAGGAGAAGTACCACTACACCTGCAAGAAGTGTGGCcaggacaaaaacaaaaaaaccggACACACCCAGCTGAAGGGGCGGTGGTACTGTCCAGAGTCAGGACAGACCCTGGATGACTGGAGGAAGAGTGTAGGCCTTTAGTCACCAttacttgtctctctctctgttgtttgtcggtctgtctctgtgttgttcgtgtctgtctccctgtgtgatCCCGACCAAGGCCTCGTAAGCCAGGCCGGtaagtattcttttttttggatACGCCCACACCTGGTCCACTAGTTGGGTGttaacctggtgtgtgtgtgtgtgtgtgtgtgtgtgtgtgtgtgtgtgtgtgtgtgtgtgtgtgtgtgtgtgtgtgtgtgtgtgtgtgtgtgtgtgtgtgtgtgtgtgtgtgtgtgtgtgtgtattctgtgtattctgtgtattCTGTTACAATAAAGTTCAATCATTTTATTTGAGCCTTCgcgtttttatttaatttcctcTTGAATAACAGGACAGTGACAGTGTCATCCATTGAATGTGATTGTGAAAACCAAAGCCAGAATCATTTACATTGACATTGATTCACAAAACCCAACATCTTTACTGCTCaatttgaaatttgttttaTTCACTTGTGCTGCACAGATGTAGTCTCTCAAATAATTGAGGTTACCATAAAAAAGGAGGAGAAACATGATGGGGGGTGTTATTCACAGTTATagactgttaatactgttgtaACTTTAAATGTAGCATATGATATTTTGGGTTAATtgaatattgtattatattcatTTCATCATATTAAATGCATTCATGTGCATTATTGCATAATAACAGTGTTATGACTTTGGTGATTTGTATGGAAAATTGAGTTGGTGTGTTAAAAATGACTGCGCTACCCAAATTGCATTGCATGTATACTTCCGGAATGCGCTACGAGACGAGAGAGCAAGCGGAGATGCAAATGATATTGCCACAGCATCGGTACGATTCCCGCAAGagacatgaaaattaaagtgATGATAAACCTTGCAATGAGTGCAGAACTGTGTGTAAACATTGTTGAGAAGATAAGAgagtagataaaaaaaatatatagtgtacgttctcctccttttttcctccttttctttctctctttccccccctctttcccctctctttttccctttCCCCCCCGCCGGGCAGACCCTTTTGCCCCATTTttggcgcaatggatagcgcgttggacttctagtcattcatgtgagatgtgattcaaaggttgtgggttcgagtcccaccagagtcggtcattatggacttgactccggtagatctcgaggaagaactacagtctccaataacgaaaaaaactactccgacatgctatcattgatggtgcattatcCTGCTTTAGTACACTGGAAgcccaaaatccctttgtcctttgacattgaagaaaaaaatgctaATTTTACTATATTTAAagggctctgtggcgcaatggatagcgcgttggacttctagtcattcatgtgagatgtgattcaaaggttgtgggttcgagtcccaccagagtcggtctttatggacttgactccggtagatctcgaggaagaactacagtctccaacaacgaaaaaaactactttgtgctgacatatgttgtggggtcgagtcccgacatgctatcattgatggtgcattatcGTGCTTTAGAACCCTGGATGCCCAAAATCCCCATGTCCtttgacattgaagaaaaaaatgctaATTTTAATGCAATTAAagggctctgtggcgcaatggatagcgcgttggacttctagtcattcatgtgagatgttattcaaagattgtgggttcgagtcccaccagagtcggtctatatggacttgactccggtagatctcgaggaagaactgcagtctccaacaacgaaaaaaactactttgtgctgacatatgttgtggggtcgagtcccgacatgctatcattgatggtgcattacCCGACTTTAGTACTCTGAATgcccaaaatccctttgtccattgacattgaaaaaaaaatagtttcttTTACTATACAAACagggctctgtggcgcaatggatagtgtcttggacttctagtcatgcatgtgagatgtgattcaaaggttgtgggttaGTGTCCCACCACAGTCGGTCTTTATGGACTTGACTCCGGTAGATCTCGAGGAAGAACTACAGTCTTCAACAACGAAAAAAACTACTGTGTGCTGACATatgttgtgggttcgagtcccgacatgctatcattgatggtgcattacCCTACTTTAGTACTCTGAATGTccaaaatccctttgtcctttgacattgaagaaaaaaatgctcATTTTACTATACTTAAagggctctgtggcgcaatggatagcgcgttggacttctagtcattcatgtgagatgttattcaaaggttgtgggttcgagtcccaccagaGTCAGTCTTTATGGACTTTACTCCGGTAGATCTCGAGGAAGAACTACAGTctccaacaacgaaaaaaaactactttgtgctgacatatgttgtggggtcgagtcccgacatgctatcattgatggtgcattacCCGACTTTAGTACTCTGAATgcccaaaatccctttgtccattgacattgaagaaaaaatagTTTCTTTTACTATACAAACagggctctgtggcgcaatggatagtgtcttggacttctagtcattcatgtgagatgtgattcaaaggttgtgggttcgagtcccaccagagtcggtcattatggacttgactccggtagatctcgaggaagaactacagtctccaataacgaaaaaaactactttgtgctgacatatgttgtggggtcgagtcccgacatgctatcattgatggtgcattacCCTACTTTAGTACTCTGAATgcccaaaatccctttgtccattgacattgaagaaaaaatagTTTCTTTTACTATACAAACagggctctgtggcgcaatggatagcgcgttggacttctagtcattcatgtgagatgtgattcaaaggttgtgggttcgagtcccaccagagtcggtcattgtggacttgactccggtagatctcgaggaagaactacagtctccaataacgaaaaaaactactttgtgctgacatatgttgtggggtcgagtcccgacatgctatcattgatggtgcattacCCTACTTTAGTACTCTGAATgcccaaaatccctttgtccattgacattgaagaaaaaatagTTTCTTTCACTATACAAACagggctctgtggcgcaatggatagcgcgtttgacttctagtcattcatgtgagatgtgattcaaaggttgtgggttcgagtcccaccagagtcggtcattatggacttgactccggtagatctcgaggaagaactacagtctccaataacgaaaaaaactactccgacatgctatcattgatggtgcattatcCTGCTTTAGTACACTGGAAgcccaaaatccctttgtcctttgacattgaagaaaaaaatgctaATTTTACTATATTTAAagggctctgtggcgcaatggatagcgcgttggacttctagtcattcatgtgagatgtgattcaaaggttgtgggttcgagtcccaccagagtcggtctttatggacttgactccggtagatctcgaggaagaactacagtctccaacaacgaaaaaaactactttgtgctgacatatgttgtggggtcgagtcccgacatgctatcattgatggtgcattatcGTGCTTTAGAACCCTGGATGCCCAAAATCCCCATGTCCtttgacattgaagaaaaaaatgctaATTTTAATGCAATTAAagggctctgtggcgcaatggatagcgcgttggacttctagtcattcatgtgagatgttattcaaaggttgtgggttcgagtccaaCTAGAGTCGATCATTATGGACTTGACTCCGGTAGTTCTCGAGGAAGAACTATAGTCACTAAGTATCCCACAACGGAAAAAACGACTTTGTGCTGACATatgttgtgggttcgagtcccgacatgctatcattgatggTGCAGTATCCTACTTTAGTACTCTGAATgcccaaaatccctttgtccattgacattgaaaaaaaaatagtttcttTTATTATACAAACagggctctgtggcgcaatggatagtgTCTTGGACTTCTAGTCATGCATGTGAGATGTGATTCGAAGGTTGTGGGTTCGTGTCCCACCACAGTCGGTCTATATGGACTTGACTCCGGTAGATCTCGAGGAAGAACTACAGTCTCCAATAACGAAAAAAACTACTCcgacatgctatcattgatggtgcattatcCTGCTTTAGTACACTGGAAgcccaaaatccctttgtcctttgacattaaagaaaaaaatgctcaTTTTACTATATTTAAagggctctgtggcgcaatggatagcgcGTTGGACTTATCGTCATCCATGTGTGATGTAattcaaaggttgtgggttcgagtcccaccagagtcggtctttatggacttgactccggtagatctcgaggaagaactacagtctccaacaacgaaaaaaaactactttgtgctgacatatgttgtggggtcgagtcccgacatgctatcattgatggtgcattatcGTGCTTTAGAACCCTGGATGCCCAAAATCCCCATGTCCtttgacattgaagaaaaaaatgctcattttaatgcaattaaagggctctgtggcgcaatggatagcgcgttggacttctagtcattcATGTGAGATGTGATTCAAAGGTAGTGGTTTCGAGTCCCACCAGAGTCGATCATTATGGACTTGACTCCGGTAGATCTCGAGGAAGAACTACAGTctccaacaacgaaaaaaactactttgtgctgacatatgttgtggggtcgagtcccgacatgctatcattgatggtgcattacCCTACTTTAGTACTCTGAATgcccaaaatccctttgtccattgacattgaagaaaaaatagTTTCTTTCACTATACAAACagggctctgtggcgcaatggatagcgcgttggacttctagtcattcatgtgagatgtgattcaaaggttgtgggttcgagtcccaccagagtcggtcattatggacttgactccggtagatctcgaggaagaactacagtctccaataacgaaaaaaactactccgacatgctatcattgatggtgcattatcCTGCTTTAGTACACTGGAAgcccaaaatccctttgtcctttgacattgaagaaaaaaatgctaATTTTACTATATTTAAagggctctgtggcgcaatggatagcgcgttggacttctagtcattcatgtgagatgtgattcaaaggttgtgggttcgagtcccaccagagtcggtctttatggacttgactccggtagatctcgaggaagaactacagtctccaacaacgaaaaaaaactactttgtgctgacatatgttgtggggtcgagtcccgacatgctatcattgatggtgcattatcGTGCTTTAGAACCCTGGATGCCCAAAATCCCCATGTCCtttgacattgaagaaaaaaatgctaATTTTAATGCAATTAAagggctctgtggcgcaatggatagcgcgttggacttctagtcattcatgtgagatgttattcaaaggttgtgggttcgagtccaaCTAGAGTCGATCATTATGGACTTGACTCCGGTAGTTCTCGAGGAAGAACTATGGTCACTAAGTATCCCACAACGGAAAAAACGACTTTGTGCTGACATatgttgtgggttcgagtcccgacatgctatcattgatggTGCAGTATCCTACTTTAGTACTCTGAATgcccaaaatccctttgtccattgacattgaagaaaaaatagTTTCTTGTACTATACAGTCagggctctgtggcgcaatggatagcgcgttggacttctagtctttcatgtgagatgtgattcaaaggttgtgggttcgagtcccaccagaGTCGGTCATTATGGACTTGACACCGGTAGATCTCGAGGAATAACCACAGTctccaacaacgaaaaaaactactttgtgctgacatatgttgtggggtcgagtcccgacatgctatcattgatggtgcattatcCTTCTTTAGTACACTGGAAGAccaaaatccctttgtcctttgacattgaagaaaaaaatgctaattttactatatttatatttatatatttgtggcgcaatggatagcgtgttggacttctagtcattcatgtgagatgtgattcaaaggttgtgggttcgagtcccaccagaGTCGGACATTATGGACTTGACTCCAGTAGATTTCGAGGAAGAACTATAGTctccaacaacgaaaaaaactactttgtgctgacatatgttgtgggttcgagtcccgacatgccacattgatggtgcattatcCTGGTTTAGTACTCTGGAAgcccaaaatccctttgtcctttgacattgaaaaaaaaaatgcacacgTTAATACAATTTAagggctctgtggcgcaatggatagcgcgttggacttctagtcattcATGTGAGATGTGATTCAAGACTATGTTGTGGGGTCGAGTCCCGACATTCTATCATTGATTGTGCATTACCCCACATTAGTACTCTCAATgcccaaaatccctttgtccattgacattgaagaaaaaatagtttcttttattatacaaaaaggggtctgtggcgcaatggatagcgtCTTGGACTTCTAGTCATGCATGGGAGATGAGATTGATGGTGCATTATCCTGCTTTAGTACTCTGGAAgcccaaaatccctttgtcctttgacattgaaaaaaaaaatgcacacgTTAATACAATTCAagggctctgtggcgcaatggatagcgcgttggacttctagtcattcatgtgagatgtgattcaaaggttgtggtttcgagtcccaccagagtcggtctttatggacttgactccggtagatctcgaggaaggactacagtctccaacaacgaaaaaaaactactttgtgctgacatatgttgtggggtcgagtcccgacatgctatcattgatggtgcattacCCTACTTTAGTACTCTGAATgcccaaaatccctttgtccattgacattgaagaaaaaatagTTTCTTTTACTATACAAACagggctctgtggcgcaatggatagcgcgttggacttctagtctttcatgtgagatgtgattcaaaggttgtgggttcgagtcccaccagaGTCGGTCATTATGGACTTGACACCGGTAGATCTCGAGGAATAACCACAGTctccaacaacgaaaaaaactactttgtgctgacatatgttgtggggtcgagtcccgacatgctatcattgatggtgcattatcCTTCTTTAGTACACTGGAAGAccaaaatccctttgtcctttgacattgaagaaaaaaatgctaATTTTACTATATTTAAagggctctgtggcgcaatggatagcgtgttggacttctagtcattcatgtgagatgtgattcaaaggttgtgggttcgagtcccaccagagtcggtctttatggacttgactccggtagatctcgaggaacaactacagtctccaacaacgaaaaaaaactactttgtgctgacatatgttgtggggtcgtgtcccgacatgctatcattgatggtgcattatcCTTCTTTAGTACACTGGAAGAccaaaatccctttgtcctttgacattgaagaaaaaaatgctaATTTTACTATATTTAAagggctctgtggcgcaatggatagcgtgttggacttctagtcattcatgtgagatgtgattcaaaggttgtgggttcgagtcccaccagagtcggtctttatggacttgactccggtagatctcgagaaagaactacagtctccaacaacgaaaaaaaactactttgtgctgacatatgttgtggggtcgagtcccgacatgctatcattgatggtgcattatcGTGCTTTAGAACCCTGGATGCCCAAAATCCCCATGTCCtttgacattgaagaaaaaaatgctcattttaatgcaataaaagggctctgtggcgcaatggatagcgcgttggacttctagtcattcATGTGAGATGTGATTCAAAGGTTGTGGTTTTGAGTCCCACCAGAGTCGATCATTATGGACTTCACTCCGGTAGATCTCGAGGAAGAACTACAGTctccaacaacgaaaaaaactactttgtgctgacatatgttgtggggtcgagtcccgacatgctatcattgatggtgcattacCCTACTTTAGTACTCTGAATgcccaaaatccctttgtcAATTGACATTGAATAAAAAATAGTTTCTTCTATTATACAGTCagggctctgtggcgcaatggatagcgcgttggacttctagtctttcatgtgagatgtgattcaaaggttgtgggttcgagtcccaccagaGTCAGTCATTATGGACTTGACACCGGTAGATCTCGAGGAATAACCACAGTctccaacaacgaaaaaaactactttgtgctgacatatgttgtggggtcgagtcccgacatgcaatcattgatggtgcattatcCTTCTTTAGTACACTGGAAGAccaaaatccctttgtcctttgacattgaagaaaaaaatgctaATTTTACTATATTTAAagggctctgtggcgcaatggatagcgtgttggacttctagtcattcatgtgagatgtgattcaaaggttgtgggttcgagtcccaccagaGTCGGTCTTTATGGACTTGACTCCGGTAGATCTCGAGGAAGAACTACAGTCTCCAATAACGAAAAAAACTATTCcgacatgctatcattgatggtgcattatcCTGCTTTAGTACACTGGATGCCCAAAATCCCCATGTCCtttgacattgaagaaaaaaatgctcattttaatgcaattaaagggctctgtggcgcaatggatagcgcgttggacttctagtcattcATGTGAGATGTTATTCAatggttgtgggttcgagtccaaCTAGAGTCGATCATTATGGACTTGACTCCGGTTGTTCTCGCGGAAGAACTATAGTctccaacaacgaaaaaaactactttgtgctgacatatgttgtgggttcgagtcccgacatgctaacattgatggtgcattatcCTGCTTTAGTACTCTGGATGCCcaaaatccctttctcctttgacattgaagaaaaaatagTCTCTTTAACTATGCAGTCAGGGCTCTGTGGTGCAATGGATAGCATGTTGGACTTCTGGTCTTTTACTATACAGTCAGGGCTCTGTTTTTGTACTCTGGATGCAcaaaatccctttgtcctttgaCATTGAATAAAAAAGTGCTAATTTTATTACATTACAAGGGCTCTGTGGAGCAATGGATAGCGCgttggacttctagtcattcATGTGAGATGTGATTCAAAGGGTTTGGGTTGAGTCCCA
Encoded here:
- the LOC115542265 gene encoding uncharacterized protein LOC115542265; this encodes MPSMQKPTVLTSKPTPSPPKPTLLPPRPTPSLLPPSNSCAAPYHTATPPKPTPVVWKGFLPDQFRKVIQPADQVWIAKCLYEPTGQLKQKFEACWFHPPLEPKPSRPEPGWYHRQRLFIWAPMRMWGISLKCPKCSGKMNSSGIYRKVREVIDVDSRYYLVGGDYPRCSKCLNPSLLVCPWSQDILSQLDVAHRSLFPAVLTTQLALDRKAVTFLKPRTSGNSSSYVQSAMEEAHSEEWARQTIRYLSDCERHKKMATFIPSAAVYLPPPTFRPLPLAQWFETVHSNDILSHLDEMKGVITSTYGRILKMDSTKKITKKLAGGIGDSAAWMSNIGNELGQVLNSVLTSGEGAGLEELCQGVVTRYKNAGQAEPEAIYVDRDCCSQSGVSSVAKLFHPWQTTVRLDSFHFMRRFNCGLTTEHHPLYGIFCAKLSSCIFAWDQEDVQRLKEAKREEWRSSHSGHTPTEEQLMATISPGELKRHCRRRTRGVEETRGMISGLLESVWELTDTTGLRLVSHDSMRHVWEVQQKHLECLQDPAGVALYTKVGTLQKGGKELDVLRCGRGSSSLESFHKHQCAFIPGWRCNAVHTQMYMLEGVSRWNMGRAKEAVDVEGASTLRSFDVRLMSHLSNLSQRVLGSTLVPEFTPPGKPTSERIAVEYLLAQTNRGDLLAPNQVPEVPSQVLEEEDEPDDTISMTDILCQSAAIGAGDPPGAVVGDAEPGPLVTQVQVLEAEEEADDTISMTDHTGDPPGAVEDDDEPGPLVTETSQCDSRGVVGWDAVANLAGYLVGLNRTITALSMKEEEDIVQLYTALHDMDKKHSSYTQKARKKGQASGEPWRAPRRPSGSAPGQQAAERLYMTHGQAAQDPEHHRVSECVCLRLAKEFEQSRNRPKDTRGKTLPIPQSIVSVYSHIRQLLEDSRVIVVQTALALVPVNNTTVSAWLLRRDKRKDRNMLLQGNVLPQQLYLAKEPLPSSNTLPAAPVQHAHEMTFDEPENREGEAFPRQRTLTANKSNVISPPPPPPQFHPQFGPAPPFSYAPPFPHFPFPHAPPYPYAPPYPHIPFTHAPPMPHAPPFPSAHDPPLPQAPPCQAPPECLPGAQPRQRTWRLNKAAHEDEDLMARGEPPRKRLTKEKYHYTCKKCGQDKNKKTGHTQLKGRWYCPESGQTLDDWRKSVGL